One genomic segment of Bacteroidota bacterium includes these proteins:
- a CDS encoding TraR/DksA C4-type zinc finger protein has translation MQYNADGSEKKRYSDAELAEFKELITKKVSDAREEYTLLQEQINHANEHGTDDTASTFKMLEDGSDTLAKEEAVQLAARQRKFIEQLENALIRIENKSYGVCRVTGKLIPKERLRAVPHTTQSMEAKLQQYKDN, from the coding sequence GTGCAATATAATGCAGACGGCAGCGAAAAAAAACGCTACAGTGATGCCGAGTTGGCTGAGTTTAAGGAATTGATAACAAAGAAAGTTAGCGATGCCCGCGAGGAGTATACTTTGTTGCAAGAGCAAATAAATCATGCGAATGAGCATGGTACGGATGACACTGCAAGCACTTTTAAAATGCTTGAAGATGGAAGCGATACACTTGCCAAGGAAGAAGCAGTTCAATTAGCTGCCCGTCAGCGTAAATTTATTGAACAACTTGAAAATGCATTAATCCGTATTGAAAACAAATCGTATGGTGTGTGCCGCGTTACCGGAAAACTTATTCCTAAAGAGCGATTGCGCGCTGTACCTCATACTACCCAAAGTATGGAAGCCAAGCTGCAACAGTATAAAGATAATTAA
- a CDS encoding lipoprotein signal peptidase — MKKSLLIVFVILLIDQFAKVYIKTNFILGENHEVTNWFFIHFVENNGMAFGLEFEGQLGKFALSFFRIVFVSAMGYYLFRKVIPTGNNYFIITLSMVFAGALGNIIDSVFYGVLFSASDYQVAQFLPPDGGYASVLHGKVVDMFYFPLVSAVLPSWFPVWGGEHFEFFRPVFNVADSAISVGIAIMIIFQKKVFHEEHPHSDSTIEENSKTTEAIS; from the coding sequence TTGAAAAAGTCGTTACTCATTGTATTCGTAATATTACTAATTGATCAATTCGCAAAAGTATACATCAAAACCAATTTTATTCTGGGCGAGAATCATGAGGTAACCAATTGGTTTTTTATTCATTTTGTTGAAAATAATGGAATGGCCTTTGGGCTTGAGTTTGAAGGACAACTGGGAAAGTTTGCTTTAAGTTTTTTCCGGATCGTATTTGTTAGCGCTATGGGATATTATTTGTTTCGCAAAGTGATTCCTACAGGCAACAATTATTTTATTATAACACTTTCAATGGTTTTTGCCGGTGCCCTTGGAAATATAATTGACAGCGTTTTTTACGGTGTTTTGTTTTCAGCAAGCGACTATCAGGTAGCACAGTTTTTACCGCCCGATGGTGGTTACGCTTCGGTTTTGCATGGAAAGGTGGTTGATATGTTTTATTTTCCGCTAGTTTCGGCTGTGCTCCCTTCATGGTTCCCAGTTTGGGGTGGTGAACATTTTGAGTTTTTTCGACCTGTTTTTAATGTGGCAGATAGTGCAATCAGTGTAGGTATAGCCATCATGATTATTTTTCAGAAAAAAGTGTTTCACGAAGAACATCCACATTCCGATTCAACAATAGAAGAAAATTCAAAAACAACAGAGGCTATAAGTTAA